A genomic region of Caloenas nicobarica isolate bCalNic1 chromosome 9, bCalNic1.hap1, whole genome shotgun sequence contains the following coding sequences:
- the B3GNT9 gene encoding UDP-GlcNAc:betaGal beta-1,3-N-acetylglucosaminyltransferase 9: MRVRLKGDAICTLVLLVTLCSLLYSQLEHLVPVGNKEPTQKQPSITPKISSDPRAPWRPMPAEATVPRPQVTPIVRRTEVANNRVQTTTPPPLTDSAFNFKRYLLNKDNRNFNLLINQPKKCRKTPGGPFLLIAIKSVVEDFDRREIVRKTWGREGLVNGEQIQRVFLLGTPKNRTALATWETLIHQESQVYRDILLWDFMDTFFNLTLKEIHFLNWAAEFCHNVKFIFKGDADVFVNVENIVDFLERHDPAEDLFVGDIIYNARPIRVRKSKYYIPETMYGLSIYPAYAGGGGFLLSSRTMRKLSRACREVELFPIDDVFLGMCLQRINLKPVLHEGFKTFGIVKPSAAPHLQTFDPCFYKDLMVVHSLKVAEIWLMWNLLHSPHLSCTQKKQVKKPFQWKRKAQTTQASPLR; encoded by the coding sequence ATGAGAGTTCGTCTCAAGGGGGATGCAATCTGTACCCTCGTCCTGCTGGTCACGCTCTGCTCTCTACTCTACTCCCAGCTGGAACATTTAGTCCCAGTAGGAAACAAGGAGCCAACACAGAAGCAGCCTTCGATAACACCAAAAATATCCTCTGACCCCAGAGCACCTTGGAGACCGATGCCAGCAGAGGCAACGGTACCCAGACCGCAAGTCACTCCTATTGTTAGACGAACAGAAGTGGCCAACAACAGGGTCCAAACTACAACTCCACCCCCGTTGACTGATTCTGCCTTCAACTTCAAGCGCTACCTCCTAAACAAGGACAACAGGAACTTCAATCTCCTCATTAACCAGCCcaagaaatgcaggaaaacacCTGGAGGTCCCTTTCTGCTCATTGCGATCAAGTCGGTAGTTGAAGACTTTGACAGACGTGAGATTGTCCGGAAAACTTGGGGCAGGGAGGGTTTGGTGAACGGGGAGCAGATCCAGCGAGTGTTCCTCCTTGGAACACCAAAGAATAGGACAGCGCTGGCAACATGGGAGACCCTGATCCATCAGGAGAGTCAGGTATACCGGGATATTTTACTCTGGGACTTCATGGACACTTTCTTCAACCTGACCCTGAAGGAGATCCACTTCCTGAACTGGGCTGCTGAATTCTGCCACAatgtgaaatttatttttaaaggtgacGCCGATGTTTTTGTCAACGTCGAGAACATTGTTGACTTCCTTGAGAGACATGACCCCGCTGAGGATCTCTTTGTTGGGGACATCATCTACAACGCCCGCCCTATCCGTGTCCGAAAGAGCAAATACTACATCCCAGAGACCATGTACGGGCTCAGCATCTACCCAGCCTACGCAGGGGGAGGAGGGTTTTTGCTGTCCAGCCGCACCATGAGAAAGCTCTCCAGGGCTTGCAGAGAGGTAGAACTCTTCCCCATCGATGACGTCTTTTTGGGCATGTGCTTACAGAGAATCAACCTCAAACCCGTTTTGCATGAAGGATTCAAGACCTTTGGCATTGTCAAGCCATCTGCTGCCCCACACCTACAGACATTTGACCCCTGTTTTTACAAAGATCTCATGGTGGTTCACAGTCTGAAAGTTGCTGAGATCTGGCTAATGTGGAACCTGCTCCACAGCCCCCATCTTTCCTGTACTCAGAAGAAGCAAGTGAAGAAGCCTTTCCAATGGAAAAGGAAAGCTCAGACAACACAGGCATCACCCCTCAGATAA